In the Streptomyces formicae genome, one interval contains:
- a CDS encoding glycine--tRNA ligase, translating into MAADKIDTIVSLSKRRGFVFPCSEIYGGQRAAWDYGPLGVELKENLKRQWWRYMVTSREDVVGIDSSVILASEVWQASGHVATFSDPLTECLSCHKRHRADHLEEAYEAKHNRPPANGLADINCPNCGTKGQFTEPKQFSGMLATHLGPTQDSGSVAYLRPETAQGIFTNFAQVQQTSRRKPPFGIAQTGKSFRNEITPGNFIFRTREFEQMEMEFFVKPGEDEQWQEYWMEQRWNWYTGLGLREENMRWYEHPKEKLSHYSKRTADIEYRFQFGGSEWGELEGVANRTDYDLTAHSKASGQDLSYFDQEAGERYTPYVIEPAAGLGRTMLAFLLDSYFEDEAPNAKGKLEKRTVMRFDHRIAPVKVAVLPLSRNPELSPKAKGLATALRQNWNIEFDDAGAIGRRYRRQDEIGTPYCVTVDFDTLDDNAVTVRERDTMKQERVSLDQIEGYLATRLVGC; encoded by the coding sequence GTGGCCGCCGACAAGATCGACACCATCGTCAGCCTGAGCAAGCGCCGTGGCTTCGTTTTTCCCTGCAGTGAGATCTACGGCGGCCAGCGTGCCGCCTGGGACTACGGGCCGCTCGGCGTCGAGCTGAAGGAGAACCTCAAGCGCCAGTGGTGGCGCTACATGGTCACCTCGCGCGAGGACGTCGTCGGCATCGACTCGTCGGTGATCCTGGCGAGCGAGGTCTGGCAGGCCTCCGGCCATGTCGCGACCTTCTCCGACCCGCTCACCGAGTGCCTCTCCTGCCACAAGCGCCACCGCGCCGACCACCTGGAAGAGGCGTACGAGGCCAAGCACAACCGCCCGCCGGCCAACGGCCTCGCGGACATCAACTGCCCCAACTGCGGTACCAAGGGCCAGTTCACCGAGCCCAAGCAGTTCTCCGGCATGCTCGCCACGCACCTCGGCCCGACCCAGGACAGCGGCTCCGTCGCCTACCTGCGCCCCGAGACCGCGCAGGGCATCTTCACCAACTTCGCCCAGGTCCAGCAGACCTCGCGCCGCAAGCCGCCGTTCGGCATCGCGCAGACGGGCAAGTCCTTCCGCAACGAGATCACGCCCGGCAACTTCATCTTCCGGACCCGCGAGTTCGAGCAGATGGAGATGGAGTTCTTCGTCAAGCCGGGCGAGGACGAGCAGTGGCAGGAGTACTGGATGGAGCAGCGCTGGAACTGGTACACCGGCCTGGGCCTGCGCGAGGAGAACATGCGGTGGTACGAGCACCCGAAGGAGAAGCTCTCCCACTACTCCAAGCGCACCGCTGACATCGAGTACCGCTTCCAGTTCGGCGGCAGCGAGTGGGGCGAGCTGGAGGGCGTCGCCAACCGCACCGACTACGATCTGACCGCGCACTCCAAGGCGTCCGGCCAGGACCTCTCCTACTTCGACCAGGAGGCGGGCGAGCGCTACACCCCGTACGTCATCGAGCCCGCGGCCGGTCTGGGCCGCACCATGCTCGCCTTCCTGCTCGACTCGTACTTCGAGGACGAGGCGCCCAACGCCAAGGGCAAGCTGGAGAAGCGCACGGTCATGCGCTTCGACCACCGCATCGCCCCGGTGAAGGTCGCGGTCCTGCCGCTCTCCCGCAACCCGGAGCTCTCGCCCAAGGCCAAGGGCCTGGCGACGGCGCTGCGGCAGAACTGGAACATCGAGTTCGACGACGCGGGCGCCATCGGCCGCCGCTACCGCCGCCAGGACGAGATCGGCACGCCGTACTGCGTGACGGTCGACTTCGACACCCTGGACGACAACGCGGTGACCGTGCGCGAGCGCGACACCATGAAGCAGGAGCGCGTCTCCCTCGACCAGATCGAGGGCTACCTCGCCACCCGCCTCGTGGGCTGCTGA
- a CDS encoding metal ABC transporter permease gives MELLNYAFMQRALLAAVLVGITAPAVGIYLVQRRQALMGDGIGHVAMTGVGLGFLLSTSPVWMATAVAIVGAVAMELIRWYGKTRGDIALAMLFYGGMAGGVMFINLAPGGSNANLQSYLFGSLSTVSEEDVSAICLLAAFVVLVTVGLRRQLFAVSQDEEFARVTGLPVRALNLLTAVTAAVTVTVAMRVVGLLLVSALMVVPVAAAQQLTRSFAATFAVSVAIGVAVTLGGTVTSYYQDVPPGATIVLLTIGVFIALTILATPLARRRARAAAAAQAGGDPAECAVPAQAGAKL, from the coding sequence ATGGAACTCCTCAACTACGCCTTCATGCAGCGGGCCCTGCTCGCCGCCGTCCTGGTCGGCATCACCGCGCCCGCCGTCGGCATCTACCTGGTGCAGCGCCGCCAGGCCCTGATGGGCGACGGCATCGGCCACGTCGCGATGACCGGTGTCGGCCTCGGCTTCCTGCTCTCCACCTCGCCCGTGTGGATGGCGACGGCGGTCGCGATCGTCGGCGCCGTCGCGATGGAGCTGATCCGCTGGTACGGCAAGACGCGCGGCGACATCGCGCTCGCGATGCTGTTCTACGGCGGCATGGCGGGCGGCGTCATGTTCATCAACCTCGCCCCCGGCGGCTCGAACGCGAACCTCCAGTCGTACCTCTTCGGCTCGCTCTCCACGGTCTCCGAGGAGGACGTCTCGGCGATCTGCCTGCTGGCCGCCTTCGTGGTCCTGGTCACGGTCGGTCTGCGTCGGCAGCTCTTCGCGGTCAGTCAGGACGAGGAGTTCGCGCGCGTGACGGGCCTGCCCGTGCGCGCCCTGAACCTGCTCACCGCCGTCACCGCCGCGGTCACGGTCACCGTCGCCATGCGCGTCGTGGGCCTGCTGCTGGTCTCCGCGCTGATGGTGGTGCCGGTCGCGGCCGCCCAGCAGCTCACCCGGAGCTTCGCCGCGACCTTCGCGGTCTCGGTGGCGATCGGCGTCGCGGTGACGCTCGGCGGCACCGTGACCTCGTACTACCAGGACGTACCGCCCGGCGCGACGATCGTCCTCCTCACCATCGGCGTCTTCATCGCCCTGACGATCCTCGCGACGCCGCTGGCCAGGCGCAGAGCCCGTGCGGCGGCGGCCGCCCAGGCCGGGGGCGACCCCGCGGAGTGCGCGGTTCCGGCGCAGGCGGGGGCCAAGCTCTGA
- a CDS encoding helix-turn-helix domain-containing protein, which produces METTTATTALRQRLGGFLRAYRELLSPGDVGLPHTPRRRAKGLRREEVAALSGVSVAWYTWIEQGRVDTSRQVLDSVARALRLDEAAHRHALALAGFAPAAEGRTTSYDPNLRAVLDCWPDSPALLLGPALDILAWNRAYAAVWPDPDDLPEDRRNLLLLLVGDAPHQRVLPDWEPVAMDLHRHFRTRADRRPEAEDLGRLAGRLDSVRPDLADWWTCRSVGDFAPRTVELTPGGEGTPRAYGMTLLLAPRPQDAAVLVQTPQTSGTQPADGSTVA; this is translated from the coding sequence ATGGAGACGACCACGGCAACCACCGCGCTCCGGCAGCGGCTCGGCGGGTTCCTGCGCGCCTACCGCGAGCTCCTCTCCCCCGGCGACGTCGGACTGCCGCACACCCCACGGCGCCGCGCGAAGGGGCTGCGCCGCGAGGAGGTCGCCGCGCTCTCCGGCGTCTCCGTGGCCTGGTACACCTGGATCGAACAGGGCCGCGTGGACACCTCGCGGCAGGTCCTCGACTCGGTCGCCCGCGCGCTCCGGCTCGACGAGGCGGCCCACCGGCACGCGCTGGCCCTCGCCGGGTTCGCCCCCGCCGCGGAGGGGCGCACCACCTCGTACGACCCGAACCTCCGTGCCGTGCTGGACTGTTGGCCCGACAGTCCGGCGCTGCTGCTCGGCCCCGCCCTGGACATCCTCGCCTGGAACCGCGCGTACGCCGCCGTGTGGCCCGACCCCGACGACCTCCCCGAGGACCGGCGCAATCTGCTGCTCCTGCTGGTCGGGGACGCCCCGCACCAGCGCGTACTGCCCGACTGGGAGCCCGTCGCGATGGACCTGCACCGGCACTTCCGCACCCGTGCGGACCGCCGCCCCGAAGCCGAGGACCTCGGGCGGCTCGCCGGACGGCTCGACTCCGTACGCCCTGACCTGGCGGACTGGTGGACGTGCCGGTCGGTCGGCGACTTCGCCCCTCGGACGGTCGAGCTCACGCCGGGGGGCGAGGGCACGCCCCGGGCGTACGGCATGACGCTGCTGCTCGCCCCGCGGCCGCAGGACGCCGCCGTCCTCGTACAGACCCCTCAGACCTCTGGTACTCAGCCCGCCGACGGGTCCACCGTCGCCTGA
- a CDS encoding membrane-associated oxidoreductase, translated as MDISQLTGAERRVWEAYALGGSVDFRVRPREPATSGAEWGPERTVRAEVLRALLVGGPRVEGEVPFLRLHGARISGVLDLQYAEVAVPLHMWACHFDEELDLYGARLRQINLGWSVLPGMNGTSLRVDGSLRMTGCRVRGPVRLGGARISGAVFLEGAHLGEEGVALDEPVLALNRTTIDDDLQADGGLVVHGMVRLAGAVIAGNITFDDAVLSNPGGTSLHASGLNAGSGLHAMRLRAEGRVNLPGARVAGPLNFEDARLSNPGGTALRASGLVTGVLDLHVAERIDGAVTLRGCQLDLLHLATEMWPDKVRLDGLTYTRLSPHEPAERWLRVLERDVDGYVPYAYEQLTAAYRRLGDDGAARTVQLAKQRRHRATLSWYARTWGYLQDWTVGYGFRPTRAAVWLLSLLLVGAVTFAVHEPSALKPEEAPEFNPVFYTLDLLLPIVDFGQEGSYAAQGAYQWFGYALVVLGWTLATTIAAGVSRAISRQ; from the coding sequence GTGGACATCAGTCAACTGACCGGCGCCGAGCGGCGGGTGTGGGAAGCGTACGCGCTCGGGGGTTCCGTCGACTTCCGGGTGCGGCCGAGGGAACCCGCGACGTCCGGTGCCGAGTGGGGACCCGAACGGACCGTGCGGGCCGAGGTGTTGAGGGCGTTGCTCGTCGGTGGGCCGCGCGTGGAGGGGGAGGTCCCGTTCCTGCGGCTCCATGGTGCTCGTATCAGTGGAGTGCTCGACCTTCAGTACGCGGAGGTCGCGGTCCCCCTGCACATGTGGGCCTGCCACTTCGACGAGGAACTCGACCTGTACGGGGCGCGGTTGCGGCAGATCAATCTGGGGTGGTCCGTGCTGCCCGGCATGAACGGGACATCCCTCCGGGTGGACGGCTCCCTGCGGATGACCGGGTGCCGGGTCCGTGGGCCCGTACGGCTCGGTGGCGCGCGGATCTCCGGGGCGGTGTTCCTGGAGGGAGCGCACCTCGGCGAGGAGGGCGTCGCGCTCGACGAGCCCGTCCTCGCGCTCAACCGCACCACCATCGACGACGACCTCCAGGCCGACGGGGGCCTCGTCGTCCATGGCATGGTCCGCCTCGCGGGCGCGGTGATCGCCGGGAACATCACCTTCGACGACGCGGTGCTGAGCAACCCCGGGGGTACGTCCCTGCACGCGTCCGGCCTCAACGCCGGATCCGGTCTGCATGCGATGCGGCTGAGGGCGGAAGGACGCGTCAACCTGCCGGGCGCGCGCGTCGCGGGCCCTCTCAACTTCGAGGATGCCCGCCTCTCCAATCCCGGCGGCACCGCCCTGCGTGCCAGCGGACTGGTCACGGGCGTGCTCGACCTGCACGTGGCCGAGCGCATCGACGGCGCGGTCACCCTGCGCGGCTGCCAACTCGACCTCCTGCACCTGGCCACCGAGATGTGGCCGGACAAGGTCCGTCTCGACGGCCTGACGTACACGCGGCTCAGTCCGCACGAACCGGCGGAACGGTGGCTTCGGGTGCTCGAACGGGACGTTGACGGGTACGTTCCGTACGCGTACGAGCAGCTCACCGCGGCGTATCGCCGGCTCGGCGATGACGGGGCGGCCCGCACCGTGCAGCTTGCCAAGCAGCGGAGGCATCGGGCGACGCTTTCCTGGTACGCCAGGACGTGGGGGTATCTCCAGGACTGGACCGTCGGCTATGGCTTTCGGCCCACGCGGGCGGCGGTGTGGTTGCTCTCGCTGCTGCTGGTCGGGGCGGTGACGTTCGCCGTGCATGAGCCGTCCGCGTTGAAGCCTGAGGAGGCGCCGGAGTTCAATCCGGTCTTCTACACGTTGGACCTGCTGCTGCCGATCGTCGACTTCGGGCAGGAGGGTTCGTATGCCGCGCAGGGGGCGTATCAGTGGTTCGGGTACGCGTTGGTGGTGCTGGGGTGGACGCTTGCGACGACGATCGCGGCGGGAGTTTCGAGGGCGATCAGCCGTCAGTAG
- a CDS encoding metal ABC transporter ATP-binding protein, with protein MSEQADTDEAVVSLREVTAELGSRPVLRGIDLRVGRGEVVALLGANGSGKSTAVRTIIGQVTATGGDVEIFGTPRRRFRDWARVGYVPQRTTAAGGVPATITEVVSSGRLSRARFGVLRKADREAVARAIDLVGLADRAKDSVDALSGGQHQRVLIARALAAEPELLIMDEPMAGVDLASQEILAATLREQVAKGTSVLLVLHELGPLEPLIDRAVVLRDGCVLHDGPPPEAVGQHALPGHDHVHPHTADAEPVRTGLLT; from the coding sequence ATGAGCGAGCAGGCCGACACCGACGAGGCCGTCGTATCCCTGCGCGAGGTGACGGCCGAGCTCGGCTCGCGCCCCGTCCTGCGCGGCATAGACCTGCGGGTCGGGCGCGGTGAGGTCGTGGCGCTGCTCGGCGCCAACGGCTCGGGCAAGTCCACGGCCGTACGCACGATCATCGGCCAGGTCACGGCCACCGGCGGCGACGTCGAGATCTTCGGCACCCCGCGCCGCAGGTTCCGCGACTGGGCCCGCGTCGGGTACGTCCCGCAGCGCACCACGGCCGCGGGCGGCGTGCCCGCCACCATCACCGAGGTCGTCTCGTCGGGGCGGCTCTCGCGGGCCCGCTTCGGCGTCCTGCGCAAGGCCGACCGCGAGGCCGTGGCCCGCGCCATCGACCTGGTGGGGCTCGCCGACCGCGCCAAGGACTCCGTCGACGCGCTCTCCGGCGGGCAGCACCAGCGCGTGCTCATCGCCCGCGCGCTCGCCGCCGAGCCGGAGCTGCTGATCATGGACGAGCCGATGGCGGGCGTCGACCTGGCCAGCCAGGAGATCCTCGCCGCGACGCTGCGCGAGCAGGTCGCCAAGGGCACCTCGGTCCTGCTGGTCCTGCACGAACTCGGCCCGCTCGAACCGCTCATCGACCGCGCCGTGGTCCTGCGCGACGGCTGCGTCCTGCACGACGGTCCTCCCCCGGAGGCCGTCGGCCAGCACGCGCTGCCCGGCCACGACCACGTCCACCCGCACACCGCCGACGCGGAGCCGGTCCGCACCGGCCTGCTGACCTAA
- the recO gene encoding DNA repair protein RecO, which produces MSLFRDDGIVLRTQKLGEADRIITILTRGHGRVRAVARGVRRTKSKFGARLEPFSHVDVQFFARNSELVGRGLPLCTQSETIAPYGSGIVTDYARYTAGTAMLETAERFTDHEGEPAVQQYLLLVGGLRVLARGEHEPHLVLDAFLLRSLAVNGYAPSFNDCAKCGMPGPNRFFSVAAGGSICVDCRVPGSVVPSAEALTLLAALLTGDWATADACEARHAREGSGLVSAYLHWHLERGLRSLRYVEKN; this is translated from the coding sequence ATGAGCCTGTTCCGCGACGACGGCATCGTGCTGCGCACCCAGAAGCTGGGTGAGGCGGACCGCATCATCACGATACTCACGCGCGGTCACGGCCGCGTACGCGCTGTCGCGCGCGGGGTGCGGCGGACCAAGTCGAAGTTCGGGGCGCGACTCGAACCGTTCTCCCACGTCGACGTGCAGTTCTTCGCGCGCAACAGCGAACTGGTCGGGCGCGGGCTCCCGTTGTGCACGCAGAGTGAGACGATCGCTCCGTACGGTAGCGGGATCGTCACGGACTACGCCCGCTACACCGCCGGTACGGCCATGCTGGAGACGGCGGAACGGTTCACCGACCACGAGGGCGAGCCCGCCGTGCAGCAGTACCTCCTGCTCGTCGGCGGGCTGCGGGTGCTCGCCCGCGGGGAGCACGAGCCCCATCTCGTCCTGGACGCCTTCCTGCTCCGCTCCCTCGCCGTGAACGGCTACGCGCCGAGCTTCAACGACTGTGCGAAGTGCGGGATGCCCGGGCCGAACCGGTTCTTCTCGGTCGCCGCGGGCGGCTCGATTTGCGTCGACTGCCGGGTGCCGGGCAGCGTCGTACCCTCGGCGGAGGCCCTCACGCTCCTCGCCGCCCTGCTCACCGGCGACTGGGCGACGGCGGACGCGTGCGAGGCGCGGCACGCCAGGGAGGGCAGTGGGCTCGTTTCCGCCTATCTGCATTGGCACTTGGAGCGCGGACTGCGTTCCCTGCGGTACGTAGAGAAGAACTGA
- a CDS encoding alpha/beta fold hydrolase: MTAADAVPIVFVHGTRFSAGQWSVQLAALRDEFPVVAVDLPGHGERSAQPWSLRAATEIIASAVDALDRGPALVVGHSLGGYASLEFARHCPERLRGLVLAGASAATRGLWTAPYRWVARQVPRVSADRLTRWNDRLLRRQYPREVVEATIRSGYAFHALPAAWGEVLGRFDVGAMRHVKAPVLILNGEKDTLFRAGEADFARAHPHARVELIPRARHLANFDDPAAFTDAVRRFARQLPAVG; this comes from the coding sequence ATGACAGCGGCAGACGCGGTACCCATCGTCTTCGTCCACGGGACGCGCTTCAGCGCGGGCCAGTGGAGCGTGCAGTTGGCCGCGCTCCGGGACGAATTCCCGGTAGTGGCGGTCGACTTGCCCGGTCATGGAGAGCGCTCGGCCCAACCCTGGAGCCTGCGCGCCGCCACGGAGATCATCGCTTCTGCGGTGGACGCGCTCGACCGCGGTCCCGCCCTGGTCGTCGGGCACTCGCTCGGTGGATACGCCTCGCTGGAGTTCGCGCGGCACTGCCCGGAACGACTGCGCGGGCTGGTCCTCGCGGGAGCCAGTGCGGCTACCCGTGGGCTCTGGACAGCGCCCTATCGCTGGGTCGCCAGGCAGGTGCCCCGTGTGTCGGCGGACCGGCTGACCCGGTGGAACGATCGGTTGCTGCGGCGCCAGTACCCACGGGAAGTGGTGGAGGCGACCATCCGTTCCGGCTATGCCTTCCATGCCCTGCCGGCGGCTTGGGGCGAAGTGCTCGGACGCTTCGACGTGGGGGCGATGCGTCATGTGAAGGCTCCGGTCCTCATCCTCAACGGCGAGAAGGACACCCTCTTCCGCGCGGGCGAGGCGGACTTCGCCCGCGCGCATCCGCACGCTCGCGTCGAATTGATCCCGAGGGCCCGACACCTCGCGAACTTCGACGACCCGGCCGCTTTCACTGACGCCGTCCGCCGCTTCGCCCGGCAGCTGCCTGCTGTCGGCTGA
- a CDS encoding metal ABC transporter substrate-binding protein has translation MNVRRLIPTAALASATVLGLTALTACSTSAASDNDGKLDVVASFYPMQYLAEQIGGSHVSVTNLTEPGQEPHDLDVSAQQRGQLEESDVALYLKGLQPAVDDAIDQSGIKTKVDAASLTSTEKHGNEVGGHADEHDHDDHGHDHSHEGADPHIWLDPVKYAEVAEGVGKALEKADPDNAATYEKNTAKLVKKLGGLDKSFEDGLKNTKSKVFITTHAAFGYLAERYGLTEEAISGLDPEAEPSAKRVKDLQKMAKADGVTTVFYETLVSDKTAQTLAKDTGLKTDVLDPIEGITDKSKGDDYIQVMESNLKALQKALGAK, from the coding sequence ATGAACGTACGACGCCTCATACCCACCGCCGCCCTTGCCTCCGCCACCGTCCTCGGCCTCACCGCGCTGACCGCGTGCTCCACGTCGGCCGCGAGCGACAACGACGGCAAGCTCGACGTGGTGGCGTCGTTCTACCCCATGCAGTACCTCGCGGAGCAGATAGGCGGCAGCCACGTCTCCGTCACCAACCTCACCGAGCCCGGCCAGGAGCCGCACGACCTGGACGTCTCCGCCCAGCAGCGCGGACAGCTCGAGGAGTCCGACGTCGCGCTCTACCTCAAGGGCCTCCAGCCCGCCGTCGACGACGCGATCGACCAGTCCGGCATCAAGACCAAGGTCGACGCCGCATCGCTGACCAGCACGGAGAAGCACGGCAACGAGGTCGGCGGGCACGCCGACGAGCACGACCACGACGATCACGGCCACGACCACTCGCACGAGGGCGCCGACCCGCACATCTGGCTGGACCCGGTGAAGTACGCCGAGGTCGCCGAGGGCGTCGGCAAGGCCCTGGAGAAGGCCGACCCGGACAACGCGGCGACGTACGAGAAGAACACCGCGAAGCTGGTGAAGAAGCTCGGTGGCCTGGACAAGTCCTTCGAGGACGGCCTGAAGAACACCAAGAGCAAGGTCTTCATCACCACCCACGCCGCCTTCGGCTACCTCGCCGAGCGCTACGGCCTCACCGAGGAGGCCATCAGCGGCCTGGACCCCGAGGCCGAGCCCAGCGCCAAGCGCGTCAAGGACCTCCAGAAGATGGCGAAGGCCGACGGCGTCACCACCGTCTTCTACGAAACGCTCGTCAGCGACAAGACGGCGCAGACCCTCGCCAAGGACACCGGCCTGAAGACCGACGTGCTCGACCCCATCGAGGGCATCACCGACAAGTCCAAGGGCGACGACTACATCCAGGTCATGGAGTCCAACCTCAAGGCCCTGCAGAAGGCCCTGGGCGCCAAGTGA
- a CDS encoding isoprenyl transferase yields the protein MARRGILGRSRREYTTPEPHPSGARPPKIPGELVPRHVAIVMDGNGRWAKERGLPRTEGHKVGAERVLDVLQGGIEMGVGAISLYAFSTENWKRSPDEVKFLMNFNRDFIRKTRDQLDELGIRVRWVGRMPKLWKSVAKELEISQEQTKGNDKLTLYFCMNYGGRAEIADAAQALAEDVKAGRLDPSKVSEKTFAKYLYYPDMPDVDLFLRPSGEQRTSNYLLWQSAYAEMVFQDVLWPDFDRRDLWRACLEYAARDRRFGGAIPNEQQIAES from the coding sequence ATGGCACGACGCGGAATCCTCGGACGGTCCCGCCGTGAGTACACGACCCCCGAGCCGCACCCCTCGGGCGCGCGGCCGCCGAAGATCCCCGGTGAGCTGGTGCCCAGGCACGTCGCCATCGTCATGGACGGGAACGGCCGGTGGGCCAAGGAGCGCGGTCTGCCGCGCACCGAGGGGCACAAGGTGGGTGCCGAGCGCGTCCTCGACGTGTTGCAGGGCGGCATCGAGATGGGCGTCGGGGCGATCTCGCTCTACGCCTTCTCCACGGAGAACTGGAAGCGGTCGCCCGACGAGGTGAAGTTCCTGATGAACTTCAACCGCGACTTCATCCGCAAGACCCGCGACCAGCTCGACGAACTCGGCATCCGGGTGCGCTGGGTGGGGCGGATGCCCAAGCTGTGGAAGTCGGTCGCCAAGGAGCTGGAGATCTCCCAGGAGCAGACCAAGGGCAACGACAAGCTGACCCTGTACTTCTGCATGAACTACGGGGGCAGGGCCGAGATCGCGGACGCGGCGCAGGCGCTCGCCGAGGACGTGAAGGCGGGGCGGCTCGACCCGTCCAAGGTCAGCGAGAAGACCTTCGCGAAGTACCTGTACTACCCGGACATGCCGGACGTCGACCTGTTCCTGCGCCCGAGCGGCGAGCAGCGCACCTCCAACTACCTGCTCTGGCAGAGCGCGTACGCCGAGATGGTCTTCCAGGACGTGCTGTGGCCGGACTTCGACCGGCGCGACCTGTGGCGGGCCTGCCTGGAGTACGCCGCGCGCGACCGCCGCTTCGGTGGGGCCATCCCCAATGAGCAGCAGATCGCCGAGAGCTAG
- a CDS encoding Fur family transcriptional regulator — protein sequence MGAPVRGRSTRQRAAVAAALDDVDEFRSAQELHDMLKHKGDSVGLTTVYRTLQSLADAGEVDALRTSEGETVYRRCSTGDHHHHLVCRVCGKAVEVEGPAVEKWAEAIASEHGYVNVAHTVEIFGTCAECASK from the coding sequence GTGGGAGCCCCGGTTCGAGGCAGGTCGACCCGCCAGCGGGCGGCAGTGGCGGCGGCGCTCGACGACGTGGACGAGTTCCGCAGTGCGCAGGAGCTGCACGACATGCTCAAGCACAAGGGCGACTCCGTCGGCCTCACCACGGTCTACCGCACCCTCCAGTCGCTCGCCGACGCGGGCGAGGTCGACGCGCTGCGCACCAGCGAGGGCGAGACGGTCTACCGCAGGTGCTCCACCGGCGACCACCACCACCATCTGGTCTGCCGCGTCTGCGGCAAGGCCGTCGAGGTGGAGGGCCCCGCCGTCGAGAAGTGGGCCGAGGCGATCGCCTCGGAGCACGGGTACGTCAACGTGGCGCACACCGTGGAGATCTTCGGGACGTGCGCGGAGTGCGCGAGCAAGTAG
- a CDS encoding PIN domain-containing protein, which produces MSTLKPFVYDAGALIAAERNQVAFWRTHRSYLTAGGMPLVPASVVSQAWRDGARQTQIACLLSGCDVPPLDHPLARSIGELLGQADTSDPVDGAVAVIAARLGARVFTSDPDDIQHLLDHLGPAGKHVRVWPLR; this is translated from the coding sequence GTGAGCACTCTGAAGCCGTTCGTGTACGACGCCGGGGCCCTGATCGCCGCCGAGCGGAACCAGGTCGCCTTCTGGCGAACGCATCGCTCCTATCTGACCGCCGGTGGCATGCCCCTGGTACCCGCGTCCGTCGTGTCCCAGGCGTGGCGGGACGGCGCCCGCCAGACCCAGATCGCATGCCTGCTCAGTGGCTGCGACGTGCCGCCCCTGGACCACCCCCTCGCCCGGAGCATCGGCGAGCTCTTAGGGCAGGCCGACACCTCCGACCCGGTGGACGGCGCCGTCGCGGTGATCGCCGCGCGGCTCGGAGCCCGAGTCTTCACCTCGGACCCCGACGACATCCAACACCTCCTGGATCACCTCGGCCCGGCCGGTAAGCACGTCAGAGTCTGGCCCTTGCGCTGA
- a CDS encoding helix-turn-helix domain-containing protein, giving the protein MANGSRGSRQAAWEFFGAELKRRREDAGFSQSVLGARVFVSGGYIGQFEQAIRKPQLDVAERIDEALQTDGFFERMCRKLIDDKRYADYFAAVVELEALATRICEFAPTLVPGLLQTAAYAHAVTLAANPFVTDAYVEDIVTARMERAGILKDATRPEYWVVLHENTLYIPVGGPTVMAQQLDHVAALMRERQVLVMVLPYEGGAHACMGGALKLMEFDDAPPTLYTETEYSGTLVDEPVVVKHAQRTYDLLRGAALSPEASLALVESAAEDYRRCTSTT; this is encoded by the coding sequence ATGGCCAATGGTTCGCGTGGATCACGACAGGCGGCGTGGGAGTTCTTCGGCGCGGAGCTCAAGCGGAGGCGTGAGGACGCGGGGTTCTCCCAGTCGGTGCTGGGGGCGCGGGTTTTTGTCTCCGGTGGGTACATTGGGCAGTTCGAGCAGGCAATTCGAAAACCACAGCTGGATGTGGCGGAGCGGATCGACGAGGCCCTGCAAACCGACGGCTTTTTCGAGCGGATGTGCCGCAAATTGATCGACGACAAGCGCTATGCGGATTACTTCGCGGCGGTCGTCGAGCTCGAAGCCCTGGCCACACGGATCTGCGAGTTCGCACCGACGCTCGTCCCTGGCCTGCTCCAGACCGCCGCGTACGCACACGCGGTGACGCTCGCGGCGAACCCGTTCGTCACGGACGCGTACGTGGAGGACATCGTCACCGCCCGCATGGAGCGGGCGGGCATCCTCAAGGACGCTACAAGGCCCGAGTATTGGGTGGTCCTGCACGAGAACACGCTGTACATCCCGGTGGGCGGGCCGACCGTGATGGCACAGCAGCTGGACCATGTCGCGGCGCTGATGCGGGAGCGGCAGGTGTTGGTGATGGTGCTTCCGTACGAGGGGGGAGCACATGCCTGCATGGGCGGAGCTCTGAAGCTCATGGAGTTCGACGACGCCCCGCCAACGCTCTATACAGAAACGGAGTATTCGGGAACCCTCGTCGACGAACCGGTAGTGGTGAAGCACGCGCAGCGCACATACGATCTACTCAGGGGCGCCGCGCTGTCGCCGGAGGCGTCCCTCGCCCTGGTCGAATCGGCGGCTGAGGACTACAGACGATGCACGAGTACGACCTGA
- a CDS encoding DUF397 domain-containing protein has protein sequence MHEYDLSTARWRKSSYSNGQGGDCVEVADGVPRVVPVRDSKVPQGPTLVIGAKAWSTFIGWAPL, from the coding sequence ATGCACGAGTACGACCTGAGCACCGCACGCTGGCGCAAGAGCAGCTACAGCAACGGCCAGGGTGGCGACTGCGTCGAGGTGGCCGACGGAGTCCCCCGCGTAGTCCCTGTCAGAGACAGCAAAGTGCCACAGGGTCCCACCCTGGTGATCGGCGCCAAGGCCTGGTCCACGTTCATCGGGTGGGCGCCCCTTTAG